ACAGGGTTCCCGCAGCATTGGATTCGCATACTGGGCAAACATATCGCCGGGGTGCATCTGAAGAACTACAACACGAGTATTGGAAATATCCAAGGGTTTTCAGATAACTTACTCCACGGCGACGTACCCTGGGCAGAGGTCCGCAAAGCCTTTAACGATGTTGGATACAACGGCTACGTAACCGCCGAGCTTACAGGCTATCGAGCACATACAGAGCTTAGTCTAAAACACATCTGTGAGACGGCACGGACGATTTTTGATTAGTTCGGAGGACAAGAATGCTTAAGGTAGGAATTGTTGGAGTAGGTGGTATGGGATCT
This genomic stretch from bacterium harbors:
- a CDS encoding sugar phosphate isomerase/epimerase; this translates as TGFPQHWIRILGKHIAGVHLKNYNTSIGNIQGFSDNLLHGDVPWAEVRKAFNDVGYNGYVTAELTGYRAHTELSLKHICETARTIFD